The following are encoded together in the Odocoileus virginianus isolate 20LAN1187 ecotype Illinois chromosome 28, Ovbor_1.2, whole genome shotgun sequence genome:
- the SCYL1 gene encoding N-terminal kinase-like protein isoform X3: MPPCSDRGCDPAGSIPQGASGGRWPEGAGALLGATPDCGEKALSFLVNDCSLIHNNVCMAAVFVDRAGEWKLGGLDYMYSAQGNGGGPPRKGIPELEQYDPPELADGSGRAVREKWSADMWRLGCLIWEVFNGPLPRAAALRNPGKIPKSLVPHYCELVGANPKVRPNPARFLQNCRAPGGFMNNRFVETNLFLEEIQIKEPAEKQKFFQELSKSLDSFPEDFCRHKVLPQLLTAFEFGNAGAVVLTPLFKVGKFLNAEEYQQKIIPVVVKMFSSTDRAMRIRLLQQMEQFIQYLDEPTVNTQIFPHVVHGFLDTNPAIREQTVKSMLLLAPKLNETNLNVELMKHFARLQAKDEQGPIRCNTTVCLGKIGSYLSASTRHRVLTSAFSRATKDPFAPSRVAGVLGFAATHNLYSMNDCAHKILPVLCGLTVDPEKSVRDQAFKAIRSFLSKLESVSEDPTQLAEVEKDVHAASSPGMGGAAASWAGWAVTGVSSLTSKLIRAHPTAAPAETNVPQRPAPEGLPAPAPTPVPAMPTTSGQWETQEESKDTEEDSSAADRWDDEDWGSLEQEAESVLVQRDDWRTGNQASRPGQASNPGHRSQESDWSSWEAEGSWEQDWQEPSPPEPPPEGTRLASEYNWGGPEPSDKGDPFAALSVHREAGAQSRRDSWGDDNWEGLETESRQAKAELARKKREERRREMEAKRAEKKAAKGPMKLGTRKLD; this comes from the exons ATGCCTCCATGTAGTGACAGAGGCTGTGACCCCGCTGGGAGTATACCTCAAGGCGCGAGCGGAGGCCGGTGGCCTGAAGGAGCTGGAGCTCTCCTGGGGGCTACACCAGATTGTGGTGAG AAAGCCCTCAGCTTCCTGGTCAATGACTGCAGCCTCATCCACAACAATGTCTGCATGGCCGCTGTGTTCGTGGACCGCGCTGGCGAGTGGAAGCTTGGGGGCCTGGACTACATGTATTCAGCCCAGGGCAATGGTGGGGGACCTCCCCGCAAGGGGATCCCTGAGCTTGAGCAGTATGATCCCCCGGAGTTGGCTGATGGTAGTGGCAGAGCGGTCAGAGAGAAATG GTCAGCTGACATGTGGCGTTTGGGCTGCCTCATCTGGGAAGTCTTCAATGGGCCCCTACCTCGAGCGGCAGCCCTGCGAAACCCTGGGAAG ATCCCCAAATCACTGGTGCCCCATTACTGCGAACTGGTCGGAGCCAACCCCAAGGTGCGTCCCAACCCAGCCCGCTTCCTGCAGAACTGCCGGGCGCCCGGTGGCTTCATGAACAACCGCTTCGTGGAGACCAACCTCTTCCTGGAAGAGATTCAG atcaAAGAGCCAGCTGAGAAGCAAAAGTTCTTCCAAGAGCTGAGCAAAAGCCTGGACTCATTCCCCGAGGATTTCTGCCGGCACAAGGTGCTGCCCCAGCTGCTGACTGCCTTTGAGTTTGGCAATGCGGGGGCCGTGGTCCTCACACCCCTATTCAAG GTGGGTAAGTTCCTCAACGCCGAGGAGTATCAGCAGAAGATCATCCCTGTTGTGGTGAAAATGTTCTCCTCAACCGACCGGGCCATGCGCATTCGCCTCCTGCAGCAG ATGGAGCAGTTCATCCAGTACCTTGATGAGCCAACAGTCAACACCCAGATCTTTCCCCACGTTGTGCACGGTTTCCTGGACACCAACCCTGCCATCCGGGAGCAGACAGTTAAG TCCATGCTGCTCCTGGCCCCAAAGCTGAATGAGACCAACCTCAACGTGGAGTTGATGAAGCACTTTGCGCGGCTGCAGGCCAAGGACGAGCAGGGCCCCATCCGCTGCAACACCACCGTATGCCTGGGCAAGATCGGCTCCTACCTCAGTGCCAGT ACCAGACACAGGGTCCTCACCTCCGCCTTTAGCCGGGCCACAAAGGACCCGTTTGCACCGTCCCGGGTCGCGGGCGTTTTGGGCTTCGCCGCCACCCACAACCTCTACTCGATGAACGACTGCGCCCACAAGATCCTGCCTGTGCTCTGCGGCCTCACCGTggatcctgagaaatctgtgcgAGACCAG GCCTTCAAGGCCATTCGAAGCTTCCTGTCCAAACTGGAGTCTGTGTCAGAGGACCCCACACAGCTGGCCGAAGTGG AGAAGGATGTCCACGCAGCCTCCAGCCCCGGGATGGGAGGAGCCGCAGCCAGCTGGGCAGGCTGGGCTGTGACGGGGGTCTCCTCGCTCACCTCTAAGCTGATCCGGGCACATCCCACAGCTGCCCCGGCTGAGACCAATGTCCCCCAGAGACCTGCGCCTGAGG GACTTCCTGCCCCGGCTCCCACCCCTGTCCCTGCCATGCCTACGACCTCAGGCCAGTGGGAGACACAAGAGGAGAGCAAGGACACCGAAGAGGACAGCAGTGCTGCAGACAGATGGGACGATGAAGACTGGGGCAGCCTGGAG CAGGAGGCCGAATCTGTGTTGGTTCAGCGCGATGACTGGAGGACTGGGAACCAAGCCAGCCGGCCTGGGCAG GCCAGCAACCCTGGCCACAGATCCCAGGAGTCAGACTGGAGCAGCTGGGAAGCCGAGGGCTCGTGGGAGCAAGACTGGCAGGAGCCAAGCCCCCCGGAGCCACCCCCTGAGGGCACACGGCTGGCCAGCGAGTATAACTGGGGTGGACCGGAGCCTAGTGACAAAGGCGACCCTTTTGCTGCCCTGTCAGTGCATCGGGAGGCTGGGGCACAG TCAAGGCGAGACTCATGGGGTGATGACAACTGGGAAGGCCTGGAGACTGAGAGCC GACAGGCGAAGGCGGAGCTAGCCCGGAAGAAGCGAGAGGAGCGAAGGCGGGAGATGGAGGCAAAACGCGCTGAGAAAAAGGCAGCCAAGGGCCCCATGAAGCTGGGAACTCGGAAGCTGGACTGA
- the SCYL1 gene encoding N-terminal kinase-like protein isoform X1: MWFFARDPVRDFPFELSPEPPEGSPPGPWILHRGRKKATGSPVSIFVYDVKPGAEEQTQVAKAAFKRLKTLRHPNILAYIDGLETDKCLHVVTEAVTPLGVYLKARAEAGGLKELELSWGLHQIVKALSFLVNDCSLIHNNVCMAAVFVDRAGEWKLGGLDYMYSAQGNGGGPPRKGIPELEQYDPPELADGSGRAVREKWSADMWRLGCLIWEVFNGPLPRAAALRNPGKIPKSLVPHYCELVGANPKVRPNPARFLQNCRAPGGFMNNRFVETNLFLEEIQIKEPAEKQKFFQELSKSLDSFPEDFCRHKVLPQLLTAFEFGNAGAVVLTPLFKVGKFLNAEEYQQKIIPVVVKMFSSTDRAMRIRLLQQMEQFIQYLDEPTVNTQIFPHVVHGFLDTNPAIREQTVKSMLLLAPKLNETNLNVELMKHFARLQAKDEQGPIRCNTTVCLGKIGSYLSASTRHRVLTSAFSRATKDPFAPSRVAGVLGFAATHNLYSMNDCAHKILPVLCGLTVDPEKSVRDQAFKAIRSFLSKLESVSEDPTQLAEVEKDVHAASSPGMGGAAASWAGWAVTGVSSLTSKLIRAHPTAAPAETNVPQRPAPEGLPAPAPTPVPAMPTTSGQWETQEESKDTEEDSSAADRWDDEDWGSLEQEAESVLVQRDDWRTGNQASRPGQASNPGHRSQESDWSSWEAEGSWEQDWQEPSPPEPPPEGTRLASEYNWGGPEPSDKGDPFAALSVHREAGAQSRRDSWGDDNWEGLETESRQAKAELARKKREERRREMEAKRAEKKAAKGPMKLGTRKLD, from the exons ATGTGGTTCTTTGCCCGGGACCCGGTCCGGGATTTCCCGTTCGAGCTCAGCCCGGAACCCCCCGAGGGCAGCCCGCCGGGACCCTGGATCCTGCACCGCGGCCGCAAGAAG GCCACAGGGAGCCCGGTGTCCATCTTCGTGTATGACGTGAAGCCCGGTGCCGAAGAGCAGACCCAGGTGGCCAAAGCTGCCTTCAAGCGCCTCAAAACTCTCCGGCACCCCAATATCCTTGCCTACATCGATGGGCTGGAG ACAGACAAATGCCTCCATGTAGTGACAGAGGCTGTGACCCCGCTGGGAGTATACCTCAAGGCGCGAGCGGAGGCCGGTGGCCTGAAGGAGCTGGAGCTCTCCTGGGGGCTACACCAGATTGTG AAAGCCCTCAGCTTCCTGGTCAATGACTGCAGCCTCATCCACAACAATGTCTGCATGGCCGCTGTGTTCGTGGACCGCGCTGGCGAGTGGAAGCTTGGGGGCCTGGACTACATGTATTCAGCCCAGGGCAATGGTGGGGGACCTCCCCGCAAGGGGATCCCTGAGCTTGAGCAGTATGATCCCCCGGAGTTGGCTGATGGTAGTGGCAGAGCGGTCAGAGAGAAATG GTCAGCTGACATGTGGCGTTTGGGCTGCCTCATCTGGGAAGTCTTCAATGGGCCCCTACCTCGAGCGGCAGCCCTGCGAAACCCTGGGAAG ATCCCCAAATCACTGGTGCCCCATTACTGCGAACTGGTCGGAGCCAACCCCAAGGTGCGTCCCAACCCAGCCCGCTTCCTGCAGAACTGCCGGGCGCCCGGTGGCTTCATGAACAACCGCTTCGTGGAGACCAACCTCTTCCTGGAAGAGATTCAG atcaAAGAGCCAGCTGAGAAGCAAAAGTTCTTCCAAGAGCTGAGCAAAAGCCTGGACTCATTCCCCGAGGATTTCTGCCGGCACAAGGTGCTGCCCCAGCTGCTGACTGCCTTTGAGTTTGGCAATGCGGGGGCCGTGGTCCTCACACCCCTATTCAAG GTGGGTAAGTTCCTCAACGCCGAGGAGTATCAGCAGAAGATCATCCCTGTTGTGGTGAAAATGTTCTCCTCAACCGACCGGGCCATGCGCATTCGCCTCCTGCAGCAG ATGGAGCAGTTCATCCAGTACCTTGATGAGCCAACAGTCAACACCCAGATCTTTCCCCACGTTGTGCACGGTTTCCTGGACACCAACCCTGCCATCCGGGAGCAGACAGTTAAG TCCATGCTGCTCCTGGCCCCAAAGCTGAATGAGACCAACCTCAACGTGGAGTTGATGAAGCACTTTGCGCGGCTGCAGGCCAAGGACGAGCAGGGCCCCATCCGCTGCAACACCACCGTATGCCTGGGCAAGATCGGCTCCTACCTCAGTGCCAGT ACCAGACACAGGGTCCTCACCTCCGCCTTTAGCCGGGCCACAAAGGACCCGTTTGCACCGTCCCGGGTCGCGGGCGTTTTGGGCTTCGCCGCCACCCACAACCTCTACTCGATGAACGACTGCGCCCACAAGATCCTGCCTGTGCTCTGCGGCCTCACCGTggatcctgagaaatctgtgcgAGACCAG GCCTTCAAGGCCATTCGAAGCTTCCTGTCCAAACTGGAGTCTGTGTCAGAGGACCCCACACAGCTGGCCGAAGTGG AGAAGGATGTCCACGCAGCCTCCAGCCCCGGGATGGGAGGAGCCGCAGCCAGCTGGGCAGGCTGGGCTGTGACGGGGGTCTCCTCGCTCACCTCTAAGCTGATCCGGGCACATCCCACAGCTGCCCCGGCTGAGACCAATGTCCCCCAGAGACCTGCGCCTGAGG GACTTCCTGCCCCGGCTCCCACCCCTGTCCCTGCCATGCCTACGACCTCAGGCCAGTGGGAGACACAAGAGGAGAGCAAGGACACCGAAGAGGACAGCAGTGCTGCAGACAGATGGGACGATGAAGACTGGGGCAGCCTGGAG CAGGAGGCCGAATCTGTGTTGGTTCAGCGCGATGACTGGAGGACTGGGAACCAAGCCAGCCGGCCTGGGCAG GCCAGCAACCCTGGCCACAGATCCCAGGAGTCAGACTGGAGCAGCTGGGAAGCCGAGGGCTCGTGGGAGCAAGACTGGCAGGAGCCAAGCCCCCCGGAGCCACCCCCTGAGGGCACACGGCTGGCCAGCGAGTATAACTGGGGTGGACCGGAGCCTAGTGACAAAGGCGACCCTTTTGCTGCCCTGTCAGTGCATCGGGAGGCTGGGGCACAG TCAAGGCGAGACTCATGGGGTGATGACAACTGGGAAGGCCTGGAGACTGAGAGCC GACAGGCGAAGGCGGAGCTAGCCCGGAAGAAGCGAGAGGAGCGAAGGCGGGAGATGGAGGCAAAACGCGCTGAGAAAAAGGCAGCCAAGGGCCCCATGAAGCTGGGAACTCGGAAGCTGGACTGA
- the SCYL1 gene encoding N-terminal kinase-like protein isoform X2, with translation MWFFARDPVRDFPFELSPEPPEGSPPGPWILHRGRKKATGSPVSIFVYDVKPGAEEQTQVAKAAFKRLKTLRHPNILAYIDGLETDKCLHVVTEAVTPLGVYLKARAEAGGLKELELSWGLHQIVKALSFLVNDCSLIHNNVCMAAVFVDRAGEWKLGGLDYMYSAQGNGGGPPRKGIPELEQYDPPELADGSGRAVREKWSADMWRLGCLIWEVFNGPLPRAAALRNPGKIPKSLVPHYCELVGANPKVRPNPARFLQNCRAPGGFMNNRFVETNLFLEEIQIKEPAEKQKFFQELSKSLDSFPEDFCRHKVLPQLLTAFEFGNAGAVVLTPLFKVGKFLNAEEYQQKIIPVVVKMFSSTDRAMRIRLLQQMEQFIQYLDEPTVNTQIFPHVVHGFLDTNPAIREQTVKSMLLLAPKLNETNLNVELMKHFARLQAKDEQGPIRCNTTVCLGKIGSYLSASTRHRVLTSAFSRATKDPFAPSRVAGVLGFAATHNLYSMNDCAHKILPVLCGLTVDPEKSVRDQAFKAIRSFLSKLESVSEDPTQLAEVEKDVHAASSPGMGGAAASWAGWAVTGVSSLTSKLIRAHPTAAPAETNVPQRPAPEGLPAPAPTPVPAMPTTSGQWETQEESKDTEEDSSAADRWDDEDWGSLEEAESVLVQRDDWRTGNQASRPGQASNPGHRSQESDWSSWEAEGSWEQDWQEPSPPEPPPEGTRLASEYNWGGPEPSDKGDPFAALSVHREAGAQSRRDSWGDDNWEGLETESRQAKAELARKKREERRREMEAKRAEKKAAKGPMKLGTRKLD, from the exons ATGTGGTTCTTTGCCCGGGACCCGGTCCGGGATTTCCCGTTCGAGCTCAGCCCGGAACCCCCCGAGGGCAGCCCGCCGGGACCCTGGATCCTGCACCGCGGCCGCAAGAAG GCCACAGGGAGCCCGGTGTCCATCTTCGTGTATGACGTGAAGCCCGGTGCCGAAGAGCAGACCCAGGTGGCCAAAGCTGCCTTCAAGCGCCTCAAAACTCTCCGGCACCCCAATATCCTTGCCTACATCGATGGGCTGGAG ACAGACAAATGCCTCCATGTAGTGACAGAGGCTGTGACCCCGCTGGGAGTATACCTCAAGGCGCGAGCGGAGGCCGGTGGCCTGAAGGAGCTGGAGCTCTCCTGGGGGCTACACCAGATTGTG AAAGCCCTCAGCTTCCTGGTCAATGACTGCAGCCTCATCCACAACAATGTCTGCATGGCCGCTGTGTTCGTGGACCGCGCTGGCGAGTGGAAGCTTGGGGGCCTGGACTACATGTATTCAGCCCAGGGCAATGGTGGGGGACCTCCCCGCAAGGGGATCCCTGAGCTTGAGCAGTATGATCCCCCGGAGTTGGCTGATGGTAGTGGCAGAGCGGTCAGAGAGAAATG GTCAGCTGACATGTGGCGTTTGGGCTGCCTCATCTGGGAAGTCTTCAATGGGCCCCTACCTCGAGCGGCAGCCCTGCGAAACCCTGGGAAG ATCCCCAAATCACTGGTGCCCCATTACTGCGAACTGGTCGGAGCCAACCCCAAGGTGCGTCCCAACCCAGCCCGCTTCCTGCAGAACTGCCGGGCGCCCGGTGGCTTCATGAACAACCGCTTCGTGGAGACCAACCTCTTCCTGGAAGAGATTCAG atcaAAGAGCCAGCTGAGAAGCAAAAGTTCTTCCAAGAGCTGAGCAAAAGCCTGGACTCATTCCCCGAGGATTTCTGCCGGCACAAGGTGCTGCCCCAGCTGCTGACTGCCTTTGAGTTTGGCAATGCGGGGGCCGTGGTCCTCACACCCCTATTCAAG GTGGGTAAGTTCCTCAACGCCGAGGAGTATCAGCAGAAGATCATCCCTGTTGTGGTGAAAATGTTCTCCTCAACCGACCGGGCCATGCGCATTCGCCTCCTGCAGCAG ATGGAGCAGTTCATCCAGTACCTTGATGAGCCAACAGTCAACACCCAGATCTTTCCCCACGTTGTGCACGGTTTCCTGGACACCAACCCTGCCATCCGGGAGCAGACAGTTAAG TCCATGCTGCTCCTGGCCCCAAAGCTGAATGAGACCAACCTCAACGTGGAGTTGATGAAGCACTTTGCGCGGCTGCAGGCCAAGGACGAGCAGGGCCCCATCCGCTGCAACACCACCGTATGCCTGGGCAAGATCGGCTCCTACCTCAGTGCCAGT ACCAGACACAGGGTCCTCACCTCCGCCTTTAGCCGGGCCACAAAGGACCCGTTTGCACCGTCCCGGGTCGCGGGCGTTTTGGGCTTCGCCGCCACCCACAACCTCTACTCGATGAACGACTGCGCCCACAAGATCCTGCCTGTGCTCTGCGGCCTCACCGTggatcctgagaaatctgtgcgAGACCAG GCCTTCAAGGCCATTCGAAGCTTCCTGTCCAAACTGGAGTCTGTGTCAGAGGACCCCACACAGCTGGCCGAAGTGG AGAAGGATGTCCACGCAGCCTCCAGCCCCGGGATGGGAGGAGCCGCAGCCAGCTGGGCAGGCTGGGCTGTGACGGGGGTCTCCTCGCTCACCTCTAAGCTGATCCGGGCACATCCCACAGCTGCCCCGGCTGAGACCAATGTCCCCCAGAGACCTGCGCCTGAGG GACTTCCTGCCCCGGCTCCCACCCCTGTCCCTGCCATGCCTACGACCTCAGGCCAGTGGGAGACACAAGAGGAGAGCAAGGACACCGAAGAGGACAGCAGTGCTGCAGACAGATGGGACGATGAAGACTGGGGCAGCCTGGAG GAGGCCGAATCTGTGTTGGTTCAGCGCGATGACTGGAGGACTGGGAACCAAGCCAGCCGGCCTGGGCAG GCCAGCAACCCTGGCCACAGATCCCAGGAGTCAGACTGGAGCAGCTGGGAAGCCGAGGGCTCGTGGGAGCAAGACTGGCAGGAGCCAAGCCCCCCGGAGCCACCCCCTGAGGGCACACGGCTGGCCAGCGAGTATAACTGGGGTGGACCGGAGCCTAGTGACAAAGGCGACCCTTTTGCTGCCCTGTCAGTGCATCGGGAGGCTGGGGCACAG TCAAGGCGAGACTCATGGGGTGATGACAACTGGGAAGGCCTGGAGACTGAGAGCC GACAGGCGAAGGCGGAGCTAGCCCGGAAGAAGCGAGAGGAGCGAAGGCGGGAGATGGAGGCAAAACGCGCTGAGAAAAAGGCAGCCAAGGGCCCCATGAAGCTGGGAACTCGGAAGCTGGACTGA